The region AGGCCGGCGAGAAGATCGTCGACGAGGGCGACGCCCACACCAAGATCGTCGAGTTCCTCGACGGCCTGAAGGTCATCTGAGGGACGGAAGGAACGCTCATGGCACTCTCCAAGATCTGGGTCCACGTCGAGGTCAACGAGGGCACGGTGGCCCCCATCACCCTCGAGATCCTGACCAGGGCCCGCGCCCTGGCCGACACCGTCGAGGCCTTCGTCGGCGGCTCCGCCGACGGCCTGGCCGAGGTCCTCGGGGCCCACGGGGCCACCAAGGTCCTGGCCACCGGTGACCTCGGGGGCGGGCTCCAGGGCGCTCACGTGGCCGGTGCGCTGGCCGCCGCCATCGAGGGCGGCGACGCCCCCGACGCCCTCTTCTTCGGCACCACCTACGACGGCCGCGACATCGCCGCCCGCCTGTCGGTGAAGCTGGACAAGCCGGTCATCTCCAACAACACCGACGTCGAGGTGGACGGGGACAACCTGGCCGTGTCCACCCCGATCTTCGGTGGCACGCAGGTCGTCAAGACCCGCTTCGCCGCCGGCAGCCCCGCCATCGCCCTCTTCCGCCCGAAGTCGTTCGTGGCCGAGGCCTCCGCCGGCGGCCCCGCCGAGGTGGCCGAGCTGGCCCGGGGCGACGTCGGCGCGGCCGGCGCGGCCAAGGTCCTCGACCGCCACGTGGAGGAGACCTCCGGTCCCAAGCTGGACGAGGCCGCCGTGGTCGTGGCCGGCGGCCGGGGCCTGGGCGAAGCCGGCAAGTTCGACATGATCGAGACGCTGGCCAAGCTGCTCAAGGGCGCCCCCGGCGCCTCCCGGGCCATCGTCGACGCCGGCTGGGTGCCGTACGCGTACCAGGTGGGCCAGACCGGCAAGGTCGTGAAGCCGACGGTCTACATCGCCGCCGGCATCTCGGGCGCCACCCAGCACATGGTGGGCATGAAGGGCTCCAAGAACATCGTGGCCATCAACAAGGACGAAGAGGCCCCGATCTTCGGCGTCGCCGACCTGGGCATCGTGGGCGACGTCCACAAGGTGCTGCCCAAGCTCATCGAGGCCCTGCAGGCCCGCTGAGCCCCCCGACCGCGGACACGGCCCCGGGTGCGCCCGGGGCCGTGTCGCGCTCGCCCCATCCCCCGACCCCGCCCCCCGAGGCCCCGCGTGCCCGCCCCATCCCTCTCCCGGCTTCGTTGGCGGCGCGCCCGCCGCGAGGTCGCGGCCCGGCGGGGCCACCTGGCCGGGGGCGGGGCCGTCGAGCTGCCGTGCCGGGCCCGGCGGACCACGGCCCGGGGCTGGGGCGAGTGGGTCGGTGGCCGGCTGCGCCTGCCCGGCCCCGAGGGGGGAGGGGCCGACTTCGTGGCCGACGACCCCCACGAGGTGGCCCTGGTGACCCGGCGGGGCGAGGCCCCCGTCCGCCTGGAGCCGCCCCTGGAGGTGGCGGTGCGGGGCGTGCGCTACCGGGCCGAGGCCTTCCACGGGCCCGAGGCCGAGATCATCACCGTCACGTCGCCGCGCCGGGTGGTGGAGATCGCCCTGCCCCCCGGCGAGGTGGAGTCGACCGCCCGACGGCTGGCGGCCCTCACGCCGGGAGGCTGAGCCCCCGCAGGGCCATGGCCAGCAGGTCGTCGACCAGGGCGTCGCGGTCGGGCCACGGGAGGCCGGGCTTGGAGACGAGCAGCGAGGCCAGCCCGTGGACCGCCGACCAGAGCAGGAGCCCGACGTGCAGGTCGCCCCGCTCGGCCACCTCGGGCCGCAGGGTGCCGGTGCCGATCAGCTCGCCGGCCACCCGCAGGAGGAGGTGGAACGACCGCCCCTCGGTGACCATCTCCTCGACGTACTCCTGGGCCGAGAGCTCGTAGCGCGCCATGAACAGCAACCGGTAGTGCTCCGGGTTGTCCAGGGCGTAGCGGATGTAGGCCCGGCCCAGCGCGTGCATGACCTGCCTCGGGTCGACGATGCCGGCCAGGGCGCCCTCCAGGGCCGTGTCGAAGCGCTGGAAGCTGTGGCGGCACACCTCGAGCAGGAGCATGTCCTTGTCGGCGAAGTGCCGGTAGATCGACGGCGGCGTCACGCCCACGGCATCGGCCACGGCCCGGATCGAGACGGCGTCCTCGGAGCCGGTGGCCAGCAGCAGGCCCTCGGCCGCTTCCAGGATCTCCTCCCGCAGGCGCTCGCCCTGGCCCCGGCGCGACCGGGCCCGGGTCACCGGGCTCATGGGCGACCCACCCCCACCCGCCGGTCGGCGTCGTCGCCCGCCCCCGCGGTGTCACCGGGCCCGAGGTCGTCGCCCCCCCCGGGCCTGTCCAGGTCGACGTGCTCGCTGATGCCGAACCGGGCGTGGAACCGGCGCAGGGGCCCGGGCGCCCACCAGTTGGCCTCGCCGGCCAGGCGCATGAAGGCGGGGACGAGCGTGGCCCGGATGACGAAGGCGTCCATCAGCACGGCCAGGGTCAGGCCCACGCCGAAGAGCTTGATGAAGCTGACGTGCGAGGTGGCGAAGGCGGTGAACACGACGGCGATCAGGAGGGCGGCGGCGGTGACGATGCGGCCGGTGCGCTCCAGCCCCACGGCCACGGCGGAGCTGTTGTCACGCCCGGCGTCGTGCTCCTCCTTGATGCGCGACAGCAGGAACACCTCGTAGTCCATGGACAGCCCGAAGGCGATGCAGAACATGAGCACGGGCGTGGTGGCGTCGATGGTCCCGGTGGCGGTGAAGTCCAGGGCGTCGGACAGGTGCCCGTCCTGGAACACCCAGACCATGGCCCCGAAGGTGGCCGACAGGCTGAGCAGGTTCAGCACCAGTGCCTTCAACGGCACCACCACGCTGCCGAACATCAGGAACAGCAGGGCGAAGGTGACCAGGGCGATGATCCCCAGGGCCAGTGGCAGGCGGTCGAGCAGGCTGGCCTTGCTGTCCACCATCCGGGCCGGCTCGCCGGTCACCAGCACCTCGAACGGGGCGTCGAGGGCGCGGATGCGCTCGACCAGGCGCTCCCCGGCGGCCGACACCGGCTCGACGTCGGGCACCACCGACAGCCAGGTGCCACCCTCGCCGGCGAAGCGCGCCGTCACCTCGGGGCCCACGGGGATCTCGGCCCCGTCGATGTACACACCGGTGCCGGCGTCCACCCGGCCCACGCCGTCCAGGCGGGACAGGGTGGTGGCGTAGCGGGCCACGGCCTCCTCGGCCGCCGGGCCCGAACCGGCCGACGCCGTGTCGGGCACCACCACCGACAGGGCGCCCGCCTCCTGCGAGCCGTAGTCGTCGCGCAGCACGTCGGAGACCTGCCGGCTCTCGGCCGAGGCGGGCAGGACCCGGTCGTCGGGGCGGCCCAGGTCGAGGTGGCGGAACGGGCTGCCCACCAGCACCAGGCCCACCACCACCACGGTGATGACGGGGATGGGCCGGCGCATGACGGCGGTGGCGATGCGGTGCCACACCCCCTCGCCGACCGGCGGGGCGGCCCGGCGCCCCAGCGCCAGGGCGTCGACCCGATGGCCGAGCACGGCCAGGAGGGCGGGCAGCACCACCACGGCGCACAGGCCGGCCAGGGCCGCCACCGCCACCCCGGCATAGGCGAAGGACCGCAGGAAGGCCTGGGGGAAGACCAGGAGCGCGCACAGGGAGGCGGCCACGGTGAGGGCGCTGAAGGCCACCGTGCGCCCCGCCGTCCGCACCGTGCGCACCACGGCGTCGTGGGGGGCGTGCCCGGCGGCCAGCTCCTCCCGGTAGCGCGACACCACGAACAGGCTGTAGTCGATGGCCAGGCCCAGGCCCATGGCGGTGGTGAGGTTCAGGGCGAAGATCGACACCTCGGTGGCCTCGGCCAGCCCGCGGAGCACCACGAAGGTCCCCACCACCGAGAGGGCCCCGATGGCCAGGGGCAGCAGCGAGGCCACCACGCCCCGGAAGATGAGGAGGAGCAGGATGATGGTGATGGGAAGGGCGATGACCTCGGCCCGCAGCAGGTCCTCCTCGACGGTGTGGTTCACGTCGCCGAAGACGGCGGCGAACCCGCCGGTGGTCACCGTGGCCCCGTCGATCCGGCCCCCGAAGCGCTCCCGCAGCTCGCCGGCCCGGGTGACGACGTGGTCCTGGTCGCCCTCGATGCGGGCCACCACCAGGGCGGAGTCGGCGGCCTCGGAGCGCAGCGGCGGCGGCCGGCCCAGGCTCCAGTACGAGGCCACGTCGTCCACGTCGGGCTCGGCGGCCAGCTGGTCGGTGAGGGCCTGGGCCGAGGCGGCCACGGTGGCGTCGTCGACGGTGGTGCCCTCCTCGGCGGTGACCAGGAGGACGAGGTTGGGCGAGCCCGTGCCGAACCGCTCGGCCAGGACGTCCTCGGCCCGGGACGACTCCGACGAGGGGTCGTCGAAGCCCCCGGCCGAGAGGTGGTCGGCCACGCCGCCCCCCACGGCCCCGGCGGCCACGAAGGCGACGGCGGCCAGGACCAGGATCAGGACGCGGCGGCGGACGGAGAGGTGGGCGAGCCGGGTCAGCATGCGGGGGCCCTCGCTTCCAGGTACCATCGATAACGTAACGTTGATAACCATGCCGGGTCGAGGCGGCGCTGTCGAGATGACGTGCGTCACCGGCCCGATGTGACGACATTGACCCCGGTCGGGAACAGAACCGGCCCCCCGTGCGTCTGGACAGTTGATGAGCGAAGGGAGGCGGGGCCTCGTGGTCGCCCGTGAGGACGAACCCACCCCCTCCCAGGCCGGCCACCACAGCCGACCTGCCTCCTGGAGCCGCTCTGGCGGGAACCAGCCAGTCGTCGGGGCCACGAACCCCGACGGCTGGCCTTCCGGCCTGGCCGAGCTCTACGTCGAGGAGCGCCTGGCGTTGGTCCGCCTGGCCTACCTGCTGACCTCCGACCCCCAGGTGGCCGAGGAGCTCGTCCACGACGCCGTCCTCGCCCTCCGCCCCCGGTGGGACGACATCGACCACCCCCCGGCCTACCTGCGCACCGCGGTGGTCAACCGGTGCCGCTCCTGGCTCCGCCGGGCCCGCACCGAGCGGGCCCACGCCCCCCTGCCCCGGCCCCCGGCCGAGCTGGAGGCCGACGAGCTGTGGGACGCCCTCGCCACCCTGGACGACCGTCGCCGCACCGCCATCGTCCTCCGCTTCTACGAGGACCTGCCCGACGAGCAGATCGCCGCCGTCCTGGGCTGCCGCCCGGCCACGGTGCGGACCCTGATCCACCGCGGCCTCCACCTCCTACGGCGGGAGATCGCACGATGACGCCCCCCCCGGGCCCGGGCCCCGACATCGAGCTGGAGGGCGAGGTGCGGGCCATGCTGCGCCGCCGCGCCGCCGACGTGCAGGTCGGCGGCCTCGCTCCCGGCCTGCCCGCGGGCCGGCGCCCGTCCCCCGGCGCCGCCGCCCGACCCGGCCACGGCCCGCCCCCGGCCCGGCTGGCGGTCCTGGCCGCGGCCCTGGTGCTGGTGGTGGCGGTGGCCGCGGTGCTGGTGACCGAACGGGGGGGCGGCGACGACGAGCCGATCATGGCCGAGGGCCGCGACCCGGCTGCTGTCGAGGTCGTGGGCGTGCTCGAGGTCGACGACCTCCCGGCCCTCGACCTGGCCTCCGTGCCCGCGCTGTGGACCGCCGACGAGCCGGCCATCGACGTGGCCACCGCCTACCTCTCGGCCCGCCTCCGGACCGGTCCCGGGCGCTCCCTGGCGGTGGAGCCCGGCGAGGTCCAGGGGCCGCGCTGGGCGTCGGTGTCGTGGTCCCTGGACGGCGGGCGCCCCACGTCGCCGCCCGTCCCCGCCACGGGCACCACCTACCTGCGCCGCCACGCCGCCGGCTGGAGCGTGGTCGCCACCCTGAGCGGCGGGGTCGACCTCACCACCACCGCTCGCCGGGGCGGTGCGCTCCTGGGATCGGTGGAGAGCACGACCGACGGCTCGTTGGCCGTCGACGTCACCGACCTCGACGGGGTGCCGGTGCCCGGCTCCCCCAACCTCGACGGCGCGGCCTCGGGCCCGGGGGGCCCTCCACTGGGCACGGCGGCCCGGTCGGCCGAGCGGCCGGTGACGGTCGACGTCCCGGTCCCCGACGGCCAGCCCGCCGTCCTGCGGGTGTCGCACCTGGACGGCGACCAGGAGCCGCGGGACCTCTCCGAGATCGCCTTCCCGCCCGAGCCGGACCTCGAGGACGAGAGCGAGACCGCCACCACGTTCTCCCCGCCGTTCGAGGAGCCCGATGTGGCCCACGTCTGGAGCTCGGCGCCCGGCCAGCCCGGCCAGGTGGTCTCGCCGGAGGAGGCGGCCAGCCGGTTCGTCTCCGAGCGGGCCGGGGTCGAGGTCGTGGCCGCCGAGGCGGCCGGTCCCGACGGCACCGGCGCCGTCGAGGTGGTGGCCACCGTGCCCGGGGGCGCCCGGGTCCGGGTGGACCTGGAGCCGGCCGGCGGCCTCTGGCTGGTGGTCGAGGTGGGCGGGGGAGGGGTGGCCCTGGCCACGCTCGACGGCGTGCCCACGCCCACCTGGGACCGCTCCCGGGTGCCTCCCGCGGCCGACACCTACTCCACCGACGTCCGCGACCGGGGCCGGGGGTGGCGGGACCGCTACTCGGCCGGCGTGGCCGCCGACGGGCCCGGCCCCCCGCTCACCCTGCCCGGGACCGGCCCACCCCCCGGTGACATCGGGGCCGCGGTGGTGGTGTGGCGCGACGGTGCGGGCCAGGTGGTGGGCATCGCCGCCAACCCCCTCTGAGGGCGCCCGACACCGGCGCGCTGGTCAGATCAGGGGCCAGGGGATCCGGCGGCCCGTCGGGTCGTGGGGGAACTGCCGGGCCGAGCGCAGCACCCGGGCCCGGCGCAGCACGGCCTCGGCCTCGTCGTCGAGGAGCAGAGCGGCGACCGGCCCGGGCAGGCCGGTGGCCAGCAACGTGGCCACCCCGTCCATGACGTCGTCGGGCACCGGCAGGCCGGCGAAGTCCCAGATGACGGTGCGGAGCCGGGCCTCGGTGGAGAAGCACAGGCCGTTGTCGATGCCCCAGACGTGGTCGTCGCCGTCGACCAGGACGTGCCCGCCCTTGCGGTCGGTGTTGTTGGCCAGGAGATCGAAGGCGCACATGCGCATCAGCTGGCCGTCGTGGTGCCCTTCGTCCCGCAGGACGAAGTAGTGCCGGGAGAAGTCGGCCTCCACGAAGCGCTGGAGCGAGCCCACGCCCAGCGGCGCGTCCTCCCGCACCACCGTGCCCGGGACCAGGTCCCAGCCCAGGGCGGCCGACAGCTCGTAGGCGGCCGCCTCCCGGCGGAACAGCCCCTCGGGGAAGTCCCACAGCGGCCGCTCACCCCGCAGGGGCTTGTACACCGCCTTCAGCCCCGGCGGCAGGTCGGAGGTGTCGCGCCGTCCCGGGGGGCTCCGGTCGGGGGCATCGTCGCCGGCCTCGACGCGCACCTCGGCCCCGGCCGCGGCCAGGGGCTGGCCGGGATCGTCGCCGGGGTCGTCATCGGGATCGGCCCCGCCGGCCTCGACCTCGGCCACCGACACCAGGAACGTGGCGTTGCTGCTCTCGACGATGCGACCCAGCAGGGCCACGGGCGCGGTGCGCAGCCGATCGAGGGGTTCCGGGGGCGGGGCCACGACGGTCGGCCGGGCGGGATCAGCGGGGCGGGCCGTGGCCGTTGGTGCGCGGGCAGGCGTGGTCGGGACCCATGGGGTGGCCGCACACCGGGCACGGGGGCCGGCCCCCCTCCACCAGGGCGGTGGCGTGGTCGACCAGGGCCGTGACCTGGGCCCGGGTCAGGCGCACCCGCAGGCTGGCCCGGTTGGCACCGAGGAGGTCGTCCTCGTCGTCGAGCTCGCCCGCCTCCTCGACCAGGATGACGATGCGGTCGGCCACGTCGTCGTAGGCCACCGAGAGGGTGCCGGCCACCCAGGCCGGGTCGTGCGGCGGGACCAGGGCCAGGTCCAGCGCCGGGTCGCCCTCCACCACCGGGAGGTCGGCCAGCACGCCCTGGAGGTACTCGGCCAGGGCCGCCACCTGCTGCTTCTCGCACTTCACGGTGACCTGGGTGTCCCCGGCCACGGCCTGGAGCAGGAAGACCCTCCGGCCGGGCTCGCCCACCGCGCCGGCGGTGAAGCGGTCGACGGCCTCGAAGTCCTGGCTCTCGCTCATCGCCGACCTCCCCGGTGGGGGGGACGGCCGGGACGGGAGCCGTCCCGCCGGCGGGGGGGCCCGCTCACGAGGCGACCAGGGCGCCCAGGTCGCCCTCGGTGGTGTTCACGGCCAGGACCACGGTGGAGGTGGGCCCGTAGGCCACCGCCGAGACGGAGCACGGGGACACCACGATGCGCTGGAAGGCGTCCAGGTGGGCCCCCAGGGCCTCGTTGAGGGCCGCCTTGATGGGATCGGCGTGGCTCACCAGCACGATGGTGGCCCCGGGGTGGGCGGCGCACAGGCGGCGGGTGGCCCCCACCACGCGGCCCTGCATCTCGGCGAAGGACTCCCCGCCCGGGAACCGGAAGGCGCTGGGGTGGCCCTGGACCGCCTTCCACTCCGACCGCTTCCGCAGGTCGGCCAGCTTCGCCCCCGTCCAATCGCCGAAGTCGGCCTCCAGCAGGCCCTTGTCCACCTTGACCCGCAGCCCGAGGGCCCGGCCGATGGGGGCCGCCGTCTCTTGGGTGCGCTCCAGGGGCGAGGCGTAGACCGCCGCCACCCCCTTCAGCCCGCCGATGCGGCCCGCCGTCGCCTCGGCCTGGGCCCGGCCCTGGTCGGCCAGGTGCAGGCCCGGCGCCCGCCCGGGCAGCACGGCCCCGGTGGTGGGCGTGGCGCCGTGGCGCACGAACAGGACGCGGGTGGCCTTCGGCTGGGTCGGGCGAGCCATGCGTCGGGCAACCTAGCGGCCCGTCTCCCGTGCCCCTCCCCGCCGCGCCGGGCCGGACCGGCCCGTCCACCCCGTACCCTCCGGGCGTGGCCCCCCGCCGTCGCCCCGACACGCTGGCCCGGCTGGAGGCCGACATCGTGGCCTGCCGGGCCTGCCCCCGCCTGGTGGCCTGGCGGGAGCAGGTCGGCCGGGACAAGCGGGCCGCCTTCCGGGACGAGGAGTACTGGGCTCGCCCCATCCCGGGCTTCGGCGACCCGGCCGCCCACCTGGCCATCGTGGGCCTGGCCCCCGCCGCCCACGGGGCCAACCGGACCGGGCGCATCTTCACCGGCGACCGTTCCGGCGACGTCCTCTACGCCGCCCTCCACCGGGCCGGCTACGCCAACCAGCCCCACAGCACCCACCGGGACGACGGGCTGGAGCTGACCGGGGCCTGGATCACCTGCCCGGTGCGGTGCGCCCCGCCCGGCAACGCTCCCACCCCGGCCGAGCGCGACACCTGCCGACCGTACCTGGAGCGGGAGATGGCCCTGCTGGCCGACGTGCGGGTGCTGCTGGTGCTGGGCGGCTTCGGCTACCAGGTGGTGTGCGGGCTCCTGGGCGTGCGTCCCCGGCCCCGCTTCGGCCACGGCGTGGAGGTGCCGCTGCCCGATGGCCGCACGCTCCTGTGCTCGTACCACGTCAGCCAGCAGAACACCTTCACCGGGCGCCTCACCCCGGCCATGCTCGACCAGGTGCTGAGCCGGGCCCGGGCCCTGGGCAGCGATTCGGGGGCATCCGGGGGGCGCCGGTAGGGTCGACGCCCGATGTCGCGCTCCGTCCCGTCTCCCCGCTCCCGGCGCCTGGTGCTGGTCGCCGTCGCCCTGGCGCTGGTCGCCCTGTTCGGGGCCTGCACCCACCAACGCCAGATCCCCGACAAGTACGGCGAGACCACCGAGAAGAACTTCGCCGAGGGCTGCACCCGCACCCTCCGGCAGAGCAGCCCCGACGCCGAGGGGGCCAACGCCACCGACCTGGGGGGCTCCGAGCCCTACACCGCGGCCGAGGCCGAGGACGTGTGCACCTGCACCTACGAGGGCATCTCCGGCGAGGGGGGCATCCCCTACGAGCGGTTCAAGGAGATCACCGCCGACCGGGAGGAGGAGGCCGGGCCCCTGCCCGAGGAGGTCCTCACCATCGTCGAGCGGTGCCGCTCCGAGGTCCGCCCGGGCTGATCCCTCAGGCGCCGGCCCCCGGCGCGGTCGCGGCCGCAGTCGTGGCCTCGGCCGGGGCCCCCGGGGCGGTGCTGGCTGCAGGGGCCGCGTCCGGCTTGGGTGCCGGCGGCGGGAGCATGCGAGGGGTGTCGACGGGCACGCCCTCGGCCGGCCAGCGCTTGCGGCTCTTGGCCGCCAGCTTGTGCATCAGCTCGATGGCCCCGGGGTCGTCGTCGCCCGGCCGGGTCTCGATGCGCCCGGCCGCCACCAGCCGCTGGATCACCTCGCGGCCCAGCTCGGTGCGCACGATGGTGAGCGTCCAGTCGTTGTACTTGCCGATGCCGCCGGTGGAGATGTCGGCGTGCTCGGCCGCGAAGTCGGGGCAGTGGGTGCAGCCCTCCCGGGTCCAGGCGTGGCACTCCTTGAGCGGCACCTCGTGGTACTCGCCGTCGTGGGTCCAGATCTGGAACTTGCCCTTGATGTTGACCTTCTTGATCATGGCCCGGGTCAGGCCGTACTTGGCCTCGAACAGCTCCTCGAAGATGGCGTCGTCGAAGGTCTTGGAGCACAGCAGCCCGATGTTGAACTTGATGGGCTTGCTGACCTTGCCCACCTTCCTCGACCACATCACCGGCGGCACCGAGCTCTGGCAGCTCATCCCCACCAGGGCCAGGTCCTTCAGGCCCCTCTCCATGGCCTCCGGGAGGGCCAGGGTGTTGGCGGAGTACGTGTAGCGGCTGCCGGCCGCGGCCATGATCTCCTCCGGCGTGGTGGCCAGGCCGGGGACGGCCTTCCAGGTGGAGCCGTCGCCCTCCAGGTAGGAGACCAGGGCGCCGTCGATGTAGCCCTCCTCCAGCAGCCACAGCAGCATGGCGCTGACCAGGCCGCCGTCCTGGCCGGCCTCGTGGACGCCGTCGTCGGAGGCCCGGGTCAGGAGGATGTCGGAGTAGACGCCCGAGATCTCGTCCTCGGTGCGGGCCCGGCCGAAGAGGTGCTCGTCGGCCTGGCTCTCCCAGTGCTGGTAGCGGGGGCAGGCCCGCGTGCAGGTGGTGCAGCCCTTCTGGCCGTGGACGCAGTCGCCGGCGCCCAGCTCCTCCTCCAGGTGGAAGGGCTTGTAGCCGCCGGCGACGTGGTCGTAGCCGATCACGTCGTGGGGGCACGAGATCACGCAGCCGGCGCAGCCGGTGCAGAGGTTGGTCGTGATGACCTCCTCGTAGAGCTCCTTCCACTGCGCCGTCCACCGCGTGCGGGGAGCCGGCGCGGCAGGGGGGGAAGAGGCCGCTGCCACATCCGTCATGCGGCGCATCGTAGGACCCCGCCCCGGGCCCGCCCCACCGACGGGGCGCCGTTGGCGCCGCCCGGGGCGGTCGACCACCATGGCGCCATGGACCTGACCTATCCGGCCGAGGCCGAGGAGTTCCGCCGCCAGATCCGGGCCTGGCTGGTGGAGAACCTCCCCGAGGGCTGGTTCGACGAGGGCTTCGAGATGAGCCCCGAGGAGCGGGCCGCGTTCAACGAGCGGTGGACCAAGACCCTCTACGAGGGCGGGTGGATCTGCGCCACGTGGCCCGAGGAGTACGGGGGCAAGGGCCTCTCGCTCATCCAGGGCGTGGTCCTCTCCGAGGAGTTCTCCCGGGCCAAGGCGCCCATGCGGGCCGACTTCTTCGGCGACACCCTGGTGGGGCCGACCATCCTCCAGTGGGGCACCGAGGAGCAGAAGCAGCACCTCCTGCCCCAGATCCTGAAGGGCGAGGTGCGCTGGTGCCAGGGCTTCTCGGAGCCCGAGAGCGGCTCCGACCTGGCCTCGCTGTCGACCCGGGCCGTGCTCGACGGCGACGAGTGGGTCATCACCGGCCAGAAGGTGTGGACCACCCAGGCCCAGTTCGCCGACTACTGCTTCCTCCTGGCCCGCACCGACCCCGACGCCAAGAAGCACGCCGGCATCTCCTACCTGCTGGTGCCCATGCAGCAGGACGGCATCGAGGTGCGGGGCATCGTGCAGCCCGACGGCACCGACGAGTTCAACGAGGTCTTCTTCGACGGGGCCCGCTGCCCCAGGGGCAACGTCCTGGGCGGGCTCAACGACGGGTGGAAGGTGGCCAACTCGACGCTCGGGTTCGAGCGGGGCATGTCGGCCACCACCGGCCACCGCCGCTTCGAGGAGGAGCTGCGCCTGATGGTCGGCGCGGCTCGGGCCAACGGCGCCATCGATGACCCCCTGGTCCGCCAGGGCCTGGCCCGCTTCCACACCAAGATCCAGATCCTGCGCATCAACGGCCTCCGCAACCTGACCGCCAACCTGACCGGCAAGCGGGACCCCGGCGTGGCCGCCCTGGGGGCCACCAACAAGATGTTCTGGTCGGAGATGCACAAGGAGGCCATGGAGCTGGCCCTGTCCATCTTCGGGGCGGGGTCGCTGCTCTCGACCGTCGGCCCCGAGAGCGGGGGCTGGCCGGGCACGGTCCGCTCCGCCGGCCGGGAGGCCTACCCCGTGAGCCCCATGGTCTCGGCCTTCTTCTTCAGCCGGTCCGAGACCATCTGGGGCGGCACGTCGCAGATCCAGCGCAACATCGTGGGCGAGAAGGTCCTGGGCCTGCCCCGCGAGCCCAAGCCCGCGTCGTCCCCGGCCGCCGGGTAGGCCCCCGGTGGGCGGGGAGGGGAGCGGCGACGGGCTGGTCGAGGCGGGCTGGTGGCGGGCCCGGCAGGACGACTACCTGGCCGCGGCCACCACGGCGTGGTTCCCCCGCTCCCCGCTGAACGTGATCGACCACCTCGAACGGTCGCGCCGCCAGCCGGAGCACCGGTTCGACCCCGCCGTCCTGGACGAGGAGGTGGTGGCGGCCTGGTGCCGGCGCGTCGACGGGTGGCTGGACTGCGCCGACTTCGACGTCCTGCGTCTGCTCACCCTGTGGCACGGCTACCGCGACCTCCTGCCCGACCACGTCCTGGCCGCCCTGCGGGAGCGGTTCCTGGGCTTCCGCTACTGGTACACCGACCCGGCCCCCGACGGCGTGGTCGACCACCGCTGGTACTGGTCCGAGAACCACCGGCTGATCTTCCACACCTGCGAGCACCTGGCCGGCCAGGCCTTCCCCGACGAGCGCTTCGGGGCCGCGGGCCTGACCGGCGACGAGCACCGCCGCCGGGCGGCCACCGCCCTGGGCCAGTGGTTCGACGAGAAGGCTCGGGACGGCTTCAGCGAGTGGCACTCCGACGCCTACTACGAGAAGGACCTGGTGCCCCTGGTGAGCCTGGCCGAGCTCGCCGACGACCCGGCCCTGGCCCAGCGGGCGGCCACCTTCGCCGACCTGGTCCTCTACGACTTGGCCCTCCACTCCCACAGCGACAACAACGGCTCCACCCACGGGCGCTCGTACATGCGGTTCAAGGCCACTGCCCCCAGCCAGACCGTGTTCTCGGCCCTCAAGCTCTGCTTCGACCGCACCGACGCCCCCTGGCCCCTGGAAGACGGCGACGAGGCCGAGCTGCTGCCCCGCCACGAGGGGGCCACCTTCCTGGCCCGGGCGGCCCGCTACCGCCCCCCCGACGTCGTCCGCCGGGTGGCCCGCCACCAGGGCGAGGTGGTGGACCGGGAGGGCATGGGCGTGGCCCTCGACCCGGGCGAGCCGCTGGCCGAC is a window of Acidimicrobiales bacterium DNA encoding:
- a CDS encoding electron transfer flavoprotein subunit alpha/FixB family protein — translated: MALSKIWVHVEVNEGTVAPITLEILTRARALADTVEAFVGGSADGLAEVLGAHGATKVLATGDLGGGLQGAHVAGALAAAIEGGDAPDALFFGTTYDGRDIAARLSVKLDKPVISNNTDVEVDGDNLAVSTPIFGGTQVVKTRFAAGSPAIALFRPKSFVAEASAGGPAEVAELARGDVGAAGAAKVLDRHVEETSGPKLDEAAVVVAGGRGLGEAGKFDMIETLAKLLKGAPGASRAIVDAGWVPYAYQVGQTGKVVKPTVYIAAGISGATQHMVGMKGSKNIVAINKDEEAPIFGVADLGIVGDVHKVLPKLIEALQAR
- a CDS encoding TetR/AcrR family transcriptional regulator produces the protein MSPVTRARSRRGQGERLREEILEAAEGLLLATGSEDAVSIRAVADAVGVTPPSIYRHFADKDMLLLEVCRHSFQRFDTALEGALAGIVDPRQVMHALGRAYIRYALDNPEHYRLLFMARYELSAQEYVEEMVTEGRSFHLLLRVAGELIGTGTLRPEVAERGDLHVGLLLWSAVHGLASLLVSKPGLPWPDRDALVDDLLAMALRGLSLPA
- a CDS encoding MMPL family transporter; protein product: MLTRLAHLSVRRRVLILVLAAVAFVAAGAVGGGVADHLSAGGFDDPSSESSRAEDVLAERFGTGSPNLVLLVTAEEGTTVDDATVAASAQALTDQLAAEPDVDDVASYWSLGRPPPLRSEAADSALVVARIEGDQDHVVTRAGELRERFGGRIDGATVTTGGFAAVFGDVNHTVEEDLLRAEVIALPITIILLLLIFRGVVASLLPLAIGALSVVGTFVVLRGLAEATEVSIFALNLTTAMGLGLAIDYSLFVVSRYREELAAGHAPHDAVVRTVRTAGRTVAFSALTVAASLCALLVFPQAFLRSFAYAGVAVAALAGLCAVVVLPALLAVLGHRVDALALGRRAAPPVGEGVWHRIATAVMRRPIPVITVVVVGLVLVGSPFRHLDLGRPDDRVLPASAESRQVSDVLRDDYGSQEAGALSVVVPDTASAGSGPAAEEAVARYATTLSRLDGVGRVDAGTGVYIDGAEIPVGPEVTARFAGEGGTWLSVVPDVEPVSAAGERLVERIRALDAPFEVLVTGEPARMVDSKASLLDRLPLALGIIALVTFALLFLMFGSVVVPLKALVLNLLSLSATFGAMVWVFQDGHLSDALDFTATGTIDATTPVLMFCIAFGLSMDYEVFLLSRIKEEHDAGRDNSSAVAVGLERTGRIVTAAALLIAVVFTAFATSHVSFIKLFGVGLTLAVLMDAFVIRATLVPAFMRLAGEANWWAPGPLRRFHARFGISEHVDLDRPGGGDDLGPGDTAGAGDDADRRVGVGRP
- a CDS encoding sigma-70 family RNA polymerase sigma factor → MVAREDEPTPSQAGHHSRPASWSRSGGNQPVVGATNPDGWPSGLAELYVEERLALVRLAYLLTSDPQVAEELVHDAVLALRPRWDDIDHPPAYLRTAVVNRCRSWLRRARTERAHAPLPRPPAELEADELWDALATLDDRRRTAIVLRFYEDLPDEQIAAVLGCRPATVRTLIHRGLHLLRREIAR
- a CDS encoding SCO1664 family protein, whose protein sequence is MALLGRIVESSNATFLVSVAEVEAGGADPDDDPGDDPGQPLAAAGAEVRVEAGDDAPDRSPPGRRDTSDLPPGLKAVYKPLRGERPLWDFPEGLFRREAAAYELSAALGWDLVPGTVVREDAPLGVGSLQRFVEADFSRHYFVLRDEGHHDGQLMRMCAFDLLANNTDRKGGHVLVDGDDHVWGIDNGLCFSTEARLRTVIWDFAGLPVPDDVMDGVATLLATGLPGPVAALLLDDEAEAVLRRARVLRSARQFPHDPTGRRIPWPLI
- a CDS encoding DUF3090 family protein, which codes for MSESQDFEAVDRFTAGAVGEPGRRVFLLQAVAGDTQVTVKCEKQQVAALAEYLQGVLADLPVVEGDPALDLALVPPHDPAWVAGTLSVAYDDVADRIVILVEEAGELDDEDDLLGANRASLRVRLTRAQVTALVDHATALVEGGRPPCPVCGHPMGPDHACPRTNGHGPPR